GCTTACTACAATATTATAAGCATAAATAACCATGTTATCTGAGCAGTTAGGTTATGGTGTTAAATAATGACATAAAAAGTAAGGCTTTTGGATGAGATCAGTTTAATCTCATTCCCAAACTACACGACCTATATTTAAAGTGTGAAGCAGTAACACAGACTTCTATTGTGAAGGGTGTAAATGCTCATCGACTCACTCCAAATGACAGGcgagataaacacacacacacaaaaagtattTACCAGTAGCCTTTGGAATTAATGCACCATAGATATATGTGCAAGGAACCCACACATTTAATTATGATGACAATAAAAGGCTATCAGAAGtaacaggataaaaaaaaatctgtttttaaacacaatcaggaaacagcATCTCACTACCAAAACTGTATAAAATCTTGTTAACAGGGTGGTTCTCTTGGTGCTATCCCAATTGCAACGgattaaaatattttcctttCACCACAATGTCAGAAGTGTGCTTTATGATGAAAAAACATCAGTTGGCAAGAGGAAGGTGTCCTTTTCTCCTATAACCTGTAACTGCCAAATCTGCCTTGGCATGGACCGAAAAGTCAATCTCAAAGACACATGTAAAGAACACAGATAGCCTGCTCTTCACAACGAGTGACGAGTTTACAAAAAATGCACGAGAGGTTCATCACAAAGGGTAATCTAAAAAGGGGGGGAATGAACAATCCTGAATCCTTGAGACATCCAGTTATTGCTTAAGGTAAAAGAGAAAACAGGGAGCATAACAAGACAGGTCCTTCCTACTGAGTTCTGTTTGGTGACACAAGACCCATGTCCAGTGTGACTGGACCTACGCACACTTCTTAATCAGCTATGTGAGCATCAAGGCGGTCTCCCAGGGTGACAAAGGAATGTAGTGAGAGGGGAGGCTGAGGAGGGCACTACTGATCTGCTGgcatgtctctgtctgtctctgccttCGACGGCTGGCCTGGCGATGGGGTGTGGGGTGGACGGGAGACTGGAGCGATGCCGTGGGCCATGGGCAGGGCCCCAGCGACAATCCCTTCCACGGTGGCTCCCGCGGTCACCCCGACAAGATTTGAGGGGAACCTGggttaaaagaaaatgaaggcATTGTGTTTTAtagtcagagaaaaaaaaacaaaaaaaacatatgcatTCCTCATCTTACCTGTATGCAGCAGCGCCATTGAGCTCAGAGTGTACAGAGCTGGGGTCCATGCcaggccactgaggtgcagcCATGAGATATTCCTTATTGACACAATTCTTCAAACTGTCAGGAATACGTCCTGTGGAAAAAATAAAGCGTTCCAGTGTGTGTTGATTCTTCCAAGACAATTTACAGTTACATCAAGAAAAAGCACAACATTGTCTTAGACTCTACCACAAAGAGAATTTGATTTACAAAAGCATCTGGAGGCGTTAAGTAAGAATGGGGCTttctaaaaactaaaatgacaagATAATGATTGGTTGATGGTAAACCTGGTCACATCAATCCAAAAGTGAGCCACACACTGATCAGTTTGCTGTGACTACTTAAAATACTTAAATGAGAATTGGGTTATATCATTGCAAAATATTTCCCTGTTTTATTTGTTAGCAAACAAGTGAAAAAAGTTTGAATTTAGAGCCTCAGTGGACATGGATTATTTCAACAATCAAATGTGTTAAATTGGACAAACTTTTTAGATTAAAGTGTTAAAAAGGTTAAGGTGTGACTCAAAATAGAATCAGTTAGTAGAGTCtatattttctttgtttattttattattacattgcTATTGTTGGGGCAAAACTGTTATGGACAATAAAACACGGTTCTTGTATTTTTATGCAGCACTGTGGTGGCGTTTGAGCAAAATGTTGAACAGCACCTGTTATGGCTCGGCGTACTTCTCTAGCTGCCTCTTCACGGGCCTCGATGGATGCCTGTTCACTGTACCAGGATGTGTGAGGTGTACAGATCAGGTTGGGTGCATCTTTCAGGGGGCCTTGAGAGAAGCTGCTTGGAAAGGGGGCTTttgttaaaacacacatataaacgTGCACATATGCAGAGGATGCTTTTTGGAAATGGAGCAACTCAATGCATACAAATAGAAACAATGATAAGCTAGGTCAGAGGAAAGACCTTTTTCGTTTTTATCTTCCTGAGCCTGGTCCTCACCTAAACGGCTCTGTCTCGTGGACGTCCAGAGCGGCTCCTCGTATCCTTCCCTCTTTCAGAGCCTGTGCCAGGGCCTTCTCATCCACTAGACCACCCCTCGCTGTGTTCACCAGAAATGCACCCTGCCTCATCTAAGAAGACAATAAAAAGATGAAACAGGGGATAACACCAGGATTTTCAAAAGGACAAGTTCACGTACAGTAATGATAACTGGGACAGAAAGCTACCTGCTTGATGGTAAAGTCGTTAATAAGATGGTGGTTGTGTTCATTCAAGCTACAGTGCAAGGACACGCAGTCTGAGTGAATCAGGAGGTCCTGTAAGGTCGTCATTCGCTGCAGACCAAGGGAGCGCTCCACGCCATCAGGGAGATAGGGGTCGTAGAAAATCACATTGAAGCCGAAAGCCTTTGCTCGCAAGGCCACCGCCTGGCCCACCCGCCCTGCATTCATGGAGATATTAAAAAGGGCATGAGAGAAGGACGGGGGATCCAACTTCACAAGAAAGAAGGGGTCTTAAGAGCACTGTATAAAGTGGGGTTACTGCATCCCCAACATCAGACGTGTTACCACGCGGCATTTGACTTATTCGGTGACTATCACTGTCATTAAGCATGCTGTGGTTTGTGCTAGAAATGACAATTAATGGAAGAGTGGGTTGAAAAACATGAAAGATGCTTCGGAGTAAGCCAGAGAAAATGTTAttataaagaagaagaagaagaataaataaGCCTTTTCGCTGCATGATGAACACTGAATTTTTCAGCTTTTACAGtcttaaaagaataaataaatggacaTAGAAATATTGAGCTGTCAGTTTCACATCTactttaatattaaaaacaaggaCTTATTACAATGGACTGATTGATAATGCTGACTGGCTAACAACAGACCTACCAAGACCAATGATGCCCAGAGTTTCCCCTCGGATACGCGCAGCCCCTCCAGCCACCTCCCTAATTTGTTCCACGCTGGAAGCCCGCGTCCCCTCTCTCAGCGCCTGGTGCATCCAGGTTACTCGCCGGTACAGGTTCAGAATGAAGCACAGTGCTGTATCGGCGGTCTCTTCCACCGATGAGGATGGGACATTACAGACTGCGATGCCTGTGACAGATCAGACAACATGGAACAAACAAATGAAGGGAAGAGAGACCGAAAAGGACAATTATTTCTAAACAAATTCAACATACTgattaaaatgttcttctttAGAAAGATTAGCATTGTCCTGCAAAGGAAATATAGTGATGCATTGAGTCATTTTCTGCAATATTCTAACCTAGCTCAATAAATGCCACGAATAATAGcaataacataaaacaaaagtCACCTTTAATGGTTTTGTTTCAACAAATTACTTCCATAATTAATATATCATAAGTGTTTTTGGTAGCATGCTTAGACCTGCTCTAAATAAAGGGAAACACTTACCAAGCTCAGCTGCAGCCTTGATGTCAATGTTATCGAAGCCGCTGCCAATTCTCACAATGATACGAAGGCCCTTAAATTTTTCCAGGTCGTCACGAGACAGCGTGATGGTGTGGTACATGAGTGCGCCTACAGCCTCGTTCAGAACCTGgtgatttaacatttaaagatgAAACATTTCTTCTACGACCAGTTCCATCACCCGGAGATTTCTGCTTTATTAATGCACAGTCGAAGATGGCCAATGTAGTTACCCGGAACATGTGAAATACAGGAATGTGGGGACaagataaatgaatgaataaataagccCGTACCTTCTCATGTATCTCCTGGGTTGACTGAGCATCACAGAACGCCACCGTGGCCACATCCTTGAGCACAGGCATTTCCACAGTGCAGTCACGCCCATCTAGAAGTGCCACTAGAGGGCGAGGGTGCATCGGCCCATTCAGGATAGGGGGGCGAATGCCTATCAAtagtttcaaataaataaatacataaatacatctaCTTTTTTAACACTGTTACTGTTGAGTGATGTGGACTGATATATCAGCAATTTATGACCACAATATGCTAAACATTCTACACCATATTTCCGCATAATTGCAGACACAAAGATTCTAATAATTTTTTGCAGTAAATATGTAACATACCCACTTATTAATATGAGCAGAAACTGCCAATGGAACAGCATCTGACTCAGTGGGAATAAATTATTCTAGAATTACTAAACATTTTAGACCAAAGGCCAGTTTGTGGGCCAGTTAAGAGCTGGTGAATAATCTAAAGATTGGCTCGCAGAATGCAAAGACCTATGAACCACTTCCGGGTCCCGGAAAACTGGCCAACACTTTTCCGATAGATCAGCGGCAGTCGCTTATGTCAGGGTTTGGGGGGTTGGGATTAAATTGGCCTAAGACTGGGACTACAGTTTCTAGGTGAAAAAGAGATGAATAGAGAGATACAAAGAGAAGTAACGACACAGTGGTTATCCAGCCACTAGTTATCCAGCGAATAGGTTCTAAGAAACAAAACGCGTCGCTACTACCCAAGAATTCACCTTACAGATCATCTCAATCTCACAattgcattgttttattataCCAAAATGTGGCACATTGAATGGTTTCATCTGCACTTGTTGGACATATAATTATTGCATGTTCTATGAACTGGAATCTGCGTTAAGAGAAAAATTGAACACAGATGTGTAAACGCAGCACAACACCATTTAACGCAGTCTGCAGCTAATAACATACGCAATGAACTAATCAACCACATTGCTTTCTTTTCCAAACGGCCTTCAGTTTAGCATATGCCATTTGACTGTAGTTCAGGAATGAAACGTGTGTTTCATGGACCTTCTGTCTCACATATTCATGCattcatatatatgtatatatatatagggtgagtgttggcaaggatctcatgatataATACTTATTATatcaatatattgtgatactgtgctTATTACAATATTCACTTAATAttgttcactgaaaatgtaaaaacagagctgatatacaagatgctgtgaacaatctgtgtggatcacattacactaataattcagccaaaacatcaTAAATAGGACCTGAATTTTGAACTAAATTGgtttacaaaaatatcaatatttgatatgcatgtattgatacaatatcaccatgtaaaatattacaatatattgctgtatcaatattttataacacctctaacacacacacacaaagtatttGCTGGCTTCTGACCTCTCATCAGTGGGCACAACATCCCTGAACGCTGGAATAAGGGGGTGGGGTTACAGAAGGCTGCGTTGTGTTTTGTGAAATTATGACCTACATTTTCCTCTGTCTGGAGGCAATGACCTTTGCCCTTTCTACAACTTCAACACATACAGGCCTGGCTCCAAACAAAGACAGTGCAAAGGCAAACCCACTggtattgttattataatataGTATACTGGTATGAAAATCTTTATTTGAACATACATATGAATTATATATGCTGGGAAAAAGCATACACGTGGTAAAAAATAATGGCCCTTGGCGATAAATTTGAACTTATTTTAAAATAGGACATTATATCATTAAGTATTATGAGCACAGCGCTATAAGAAACATATTGTGAGGACCGTAAGTTAGATATTGAGTTCTGTAACTATCAGATTTCATATAAGACGATCCTTTCTTAGCACCACAAGTAGGAAATGTACAAGTTTATACatttcatgtacatttatgaTCATATGGTTTTAATGGATTTACAATTATTAAAACGGGAATCTGGATGACTAGGATGTCAAGAAATAAACGACCCTTTCACAGGCGCCACATCCGATTTTTCACGTACACACAAGCGATGCGTTATTGACCAGCTGACCGCGGAAGGAACGCGGCCAGCGCGTTTCTGTCCAGGCCGGGAGCGCTGAATGAACGCCGACGCCTCCGACGACGACCGGGTCCGAGCTTCGTTTCTTCTACCCGCGCACACAAAGGAGCCACAATAGCGGCGGAACGGGGACAAAAACCGAGACAAAAAGCAGGCGGCCGCGGCCGGGGGGTGTTCGGGTGGCCGCGCCATCTGGATGGGGACGGGCGCCGAGTCGGAACGGTGCGCGAACGCGGCCTACTCCAGACAAGGCTGCGACCGCGCATACAATGCTGGCCGCACACATCTTATTCATTCTCCCACTCCTGCCACTCGGGGTGGACGCGAACACGCGGGGAGGGGCAGCGCGGCCGATAATGCTGCAGTACCCCACCCTGCCCCCCACTACACGAGCTAGAACATGCGCACACAATGCGAGGGGCTTCAAGGACACCTCCTCGGCGGCTAGCGATCAAGCGGGACGCGTGCGCGCGGAGAAAACGCCATTTTATCGGCCGTACGCGGGCCCGGGACGAACCCGCTCGGCGTGAGAGGAGGGGAACGCGCTCGGCGGCCGAACCTTGCATGCTGCAGTCCTGTCTTCCTTTCTCCCTTTTCCTCCTACAGTTGCTGTCAGTGCGCTCTAGTTTGGCATAATCCCAGCCCGAAGAGGCCCTCCCCCTCCCGTCCGACTGCGCCAATCACGGGCGGCCTCTGCTCCGGTTTACCCAATCGCCTGGAGGGTCATTTGCATACACAAATTTGATTGGACAGAACGCTTGGAAgggtcgaaaaaaaaaaaatcccgttgtttttttttaaagagacaaGCGTGTAGCGCAATAGGCCCATCTAGGATTCCCAAAGGAAACGCACATTTTCAGTGGCCTTGCAAAGAACAGTCTGGCAGTGTTAGAAACTAAACTTGACAAATCTTATCATTCAGGAGCATTATACACTATCATTGCTGAAGTCGCGTGATACATTAAATGATGAATAATGTGGCTTACATGGTTTAAAAGTGGAGAGTTGCATTACATTAATTTGGCAGACACATATCCAAAGCAATTTCCACACAAAGAGTAACATTTAAGTTTAGGACAACGTGTGACATTTATGCTGCATATGCCACTCAAAACTAAGTGtgaatattgtgtatattgttaAAAGTTAAGAGCAGTGAAAGACTGTGTGAGTGTCACTCTCTTAACACACCAGTCTTCAAGAGATTCTTAAAGATGGAGGCGCTCTAACCATAGCCACACTTACTACCGTATAACAGCACTGTAAGGattaaaaaggttaaataatTGTCCCTCTaggtcatgcaaacaaaatagTTTCAAATTCTATAGTACCAAAATCACAGAAAAGAAGATGCGAACATTATGGAGCGGTACAAACCAGAAATGTTTGAGCGCTAAATGGGAAGTAGATTCTCACCAACAGAATGGAGAGTTACAGGTATTTATAACGCTATTACTTTACTATATTTATATTCCTCTCAGTGTGACAAAACAGTATCGGCCATGACAATTGTTCTGAAAGATGTTATTGAAGAACAGATTTAACTGGATCCAGAATCCATATAGTATTTTGTAGGGCAGTGTATTCGCTAGTATCTCACAATACAATATGTATCATGATACACGGGACAATTATTTCATGATATATTgtaatactgtacatattgcgatattatACATAGAGCTGATATAAAAGATGCTGTGAAAAGTCTGTGCGGACCAAATTTCATAATTCAGCCAACATAGCTcagaactgattttttttcttggacaaaaatattgatatctgATATGTCTGTATCGATataatatcaccacgtaaaatatcacgATGTACTGCTGGATCGATATTCTCCAACATCCCTAGTATTTTGAATAACTGACCATCAAAAAAGCGATCAAGCCGTGGTCGTTTGACTTTGGGTTTATCCATGACGGTCAGCGCTGCATTAAAAGAGCCCCAGAGCCCCAAATCCCCGAGCCGCTGCTGCTTACTCTTCAGCTTCACTGTACAACCACGGGACCTGCAAACAATAAATCAAGACAGAGGTGCATTAAACGCCAAAATACAGCGATCCTTCGGTCTTTGTGCCGCTCCAGTGTTTAAACTGTAGAAGGTAAAATTTTAAAAGAACTTTTATCAAGCCTGGCCAGGCcggggcagcagcagcagatccagTCACGATACTGTCCGTCTGTCGCAAAAACCGGGGTGTGCGTTCGGACCCCCACTTTAACCTCGTACCCACGTCCCTCTCCCGTTACTCCCCCGCCAAGTGAGCAGCCGCGGCCGGGAAGACCCGGAGAGCGCCGCTCGGCCCGCGAACTCCTTCCCACGGTGGGGCGAGCGCGACGACAACACGCGACTACGGAGCGCGAGTGGCGCCGGGAAAAGTTTCGACGCGCGCACGCGGAGCACCGTGGGAACGTCGCTCGACGAGTTATTACCGGTCGGAGGTCTCCGGGCAGCTAGTAAAGGGCGACGCTGCCGGCTCAATATCTTCCCCGCGTCCCGATCGCCATGACACCGACGGCGCGAGGAAATTGTTGCGGCGGGGTCACGCAGGGGTCAGGCGCGCAGATGACGACTGCGAACAAAGAGGGGCTCCCACAGGCCGCGTGCGCGTGTTTTTGTCGGGCCGGGTGGGGGATTCAGGCACCGGGCGGCGAGGGTGGCGCCGACACGTGTCTCTGGCGGTACTGCACCCCTCCGTCCGCCGCATGTCCGCTCCCCGGCGCTCCGGCGTCCTCCTCCGGCCGCACCGGAAACGCGGGAACAAGATGGATGACGGCGGGCCGAGCGGAGATTCGTCAAGGAACGATGTAGTCGGACTAGACGCTGGACTGGTGCGAAATCGGCCGGTGCGACGCcttcaaaatgtcagaaatCCACTGGAACACGAGAATAATGGCTGCTGATGAAGTGTacgcagatattccatcattaacagacatttcctgcTTCCAGAGTCTTTTCCAACGTGAATAGTGTCCGGAATTGAGTTTTCTCCCGTTTCATGTCTTTTTAATATGAAGAacgaggacatttctaaatgaccctaaacttttgaacagcaGTGTACATTGCTTAAATTTCTCTTCatgtaattaaatgcatttagtGCACGTTTTGTGAACCGTGTcttattttgtgaaaatgtcatgGAACACAATTCAAAAGTCCAGCACATTCCTGAACCTCCCTTTTGGTTCTACGTTCACTTTCTCAGGTAAATATATTGAGGTTTCTTAAATCAGCTTATTCACAAGCCAATGACGGGTGATGGCTGTATTTATTCAGCTCCTCTGGAAAAACCGAGACAGGAGACGGCTACTAGGAAGTGGCCTATGAAAAGAGTTTTCGGGTAACTGTCTCCCAAGTTTACGGTGTGATTATGGAAAGACAAGCCTCTGAAAGAACTTTGGTCCTGGATTGCTCGAAAGGCAGAATTGAATGGAGTGGTGATGCACTGTTGCGCTGTATAAATACATGACCTTCATGATGACGGGGAGCAAAAGAAAACCTTTCCTGTGTGGTTCACAAATTAGGTCGTCAATCGATCCAAGTTCAAATGTGCAATAGTATGTTTGAAGAACAACattttgccactgagcaaagcaccatccccaggcacctgtcatggctgcccactgttcactcagggtgatgggttaaatgcagcagacaaatttcactgtgtgcaccgtgtgctgtgcattacaagtgacaatcacttcacttttagaaAACGAGGGTGCCAAGTTCAAAGAAAATACCTCCTCTCCCACTATTAAGCACGGGGGTGGTGCGACCCTGCTTCAGTCTTGTTTGTTTGGGAACATTTTGTTTCTAGACAAATGAAAAGTAGAATATGATTGAAGACCATGATCTGCAACACAGCAACCAGCCTCAAGACTTACAGTCTTGAATACATTATAAATCCACCAGTATATAATATTGTGGGTGAACATGgccaattaataaattaaattaccCATCTACCAATATGGCACCAATGTATGCAAATATAAATTTTGACTAGTTGTTTCACCAGACAGTTGTGCTCCACTGAAGGCACCGAAATTTCTGATTCAGAACACACTGACGACTCGGACGAGACGTATAGTGTGACAAAGCATACAGACTTACAAAAACACCACTGAAGGTTGGTTATATGAAATTGCAAAATAAAGGCACTGGTCCGTAAATCAGACACTCAGTGTTTAGagctttatatataaaataaaaaaaaagatactaCTCAGTTCCATCAAAATGGCAGCATTTACTTTAAAGCTATACCTATCTGGACAGAATTATTGTACATTATTGTACATACGGGGGGGTCAGTACAGAATTATCAtagctttttttaatatattgaacaaaaaaagaaacatatacATCTGTATATGCTAGTAAACATGAGGTatgataaaacatttaaactgcAATAGCAGAAcaattagaagaaaaaaaaaaaaaaaaaacgacgaaATGACGAAAACGATCTTCATTGTTGTTTCcttataaaataatttcaataaactttatttacacaAACTGAGCCTGCCATCTTAAAACACTTacaatacaaaaagaaacatcTCTAAAAGACAGCGATCGCCTGTCCCAATCTCCAAACTACCATCTTTACACATAACTTGTTTTAAAACAAAGGATTGCTGTATAATACAATAGTACAATGTGCCCTCAGAATACAGTGGTtgctttcaggttttttttttttttttcctctttttttttttccccccaaacacAGTGCATTCATTACCAATGTCTACACATCTTTTTATGCCTTAAGAGAAGAGAAATGAGTCGTATAGAGTAGAAATATTAAGAAAAAGATCAGAACAGAAATTATAAAGGACAGCAGCTACACAATTCCTATTAGTATTGAAAAGGAaggaggaaagaggagagggagagaaatatCTGGCATGTTAAGGCTTATGATTAAATCAAATGTAATCAGAAAgaaacagaattaaaaaagttttgttttttaaaaaaaaaaaaatggcataatgCCCTTAAAAAGGAGGGGGTAtggattaattaaaaataaccatagttttgaaaaaaaaaaaaaaaaaaaaaaaatgggctcACTTGGTTTGAGTTTAAGGGTGGATTAAAGACATCCAACACACACTAAGGGAACAGAACGTCCAGGATCCCGTATTCACAACCATAAGAACATCTCGGCGACTGGTTTTGGAATGTACTATGATGGAGGTTCCGCATCCATGCCTACCTGCATTATCTGCTGCTGTCATTAGCTGTAGTTGAGGGGTCACCGTCATTTGAGAATATACATCATGCTCGTCGTGTGGCTGAGCATTTGTGTTCCTGAGAACCCTGCTCCTGTGAGGTCGCAGAGGGTTTTGGAGAATGAGTTGATTGCTGGCAATGGAGGGAGTGGAAGGAGAAGCTTATTTTCCAAAGATTTTAATTCTCCTCAATTAAAGTCAAGTCAAGTTCTGTGCAATCCCTTTCAAAAACACTTTGTTGACCTCCGTCACGCTCAGGGTCaccttcctccccctcctcctcttcctcctcctcatcactcTCACTAAGTGGGCCAATGCTCGTCCTTCCCAGCCCCTCGGCTGGGGAACATGACCCTCTGAAGTCTCCCAAAAAAGGCTCAAGGCCCATGCAGACGTCCCCTCCACACGCAAGCCTTCCACGCTCCATAGCACTGAGGGGGTCAGTACTCCGCGTCTGGTGGAAGAAAACAGATCCAAAGCAAAATGGGTTTATGTTAAAACATTTTGGATAGAACTCATGATTATCTTGATAATAAAAAGGATGTGTCGCTCAACAGAATCCATAGCTTTGTTCACAGGCATGAAAAGATATTACTTCAGAAGACCTCAGGCCATTTTTGATCTTCTAAAACTTAAGACTCACCCCTGTGAAATCTTATTGGAAGCTTTGTTGGCTAGGCTTCTTTTATGTTTCAGaacaaaagaataataaattaaCTTTATGGTAACGGCTTATTACCTCCCACTGCACACCATACAGCCCACAATAACACAAAAGTTTTGGAGCTGCTGCGATGGCATCAGAATTTAGATCATGTCAAAGACTCTCTAGGTGCatgcacatctagagactggAAGCGACAGGTCTGCTGGTATGAACAGAGTGGCCATGAAATATGGTGACTTGGAGTGGCCAGGTGAACTAATCAAGCAAAGATTGTGCCAAATACCGATAAATATGAtattaaacaaaaccaaaatctGTTATACTTGCAACCAGGCACTTGgggtgtgtgtgatatatatatatatatatatatatatatatatatggtggaaaaaaaaacaaatattcacCCCAAGACAGGTAAAAAGATATCAAAAAAATGAATCAGAGCTTTTAATAGTATCTACACAACACTAGTGAGCTAAGCACAATGGAGTACAAGGGCATCCACATCATACAATCCTCACTAATGTCATATTTCATGATATGATATTGTTTCAACCAACAGAATTCTCTTTTTCCATCATGTTTTTCCGGCAAGTACAAGGGACTTGGGACCCTTGGAATGTGCAGGAAAGCTTACCAAATGATTGCAGTTTGGAATAAGGTATTCATCCTCACTGTtagcattattttaaatatacacatgCGACTCCAAATCTAGAGGTCAAGTAGTACATGGTAGTACCATTTACGGTAGTAACACTCGCTTTTAAACAACCACAAAGTcgcaggatcaaaccccacttgctgaGCAAGACCGTCTCCAGGGGAccgtccttgtaactactggttgtaagacgCTTTGGATAAGGACACCTGACTTATCCAAAAAAGCGATGTGTGCTTTTCGTGCATCTGTGTGCATCTTACCTGCGTCATCTTGGCAAAATCCAGCACTGGCCGAGCACAGGGTCTGTCGGGGTCTCGCCTGCGCTTCAGGCCGGGCTTGAGGAGGAGCAGGTCGCAGGGCTGGGAGTGACAGCGTGGAAGCTGCGGCGGGATGGCACGGCGGAGCGACGACGGGGTGCTGCAGGCGGAGGACGGCGAGGCGGGCACCGCTGAGGGGGGGGCCGTCGGCTGAGGTGGGACCGGCGGCGGGGGCAGGAACTGTGCAGCCGCCTCGCGAATGAGAACTGGGGACAAGGAAAAGCGACGCTGAGGTGGAGGCGGAGGGTGCagcggagagggagaggaggaacaaGAAGACGGCGATGgaaagaagcagcagcaggcaCCGCCTCCGGCCGAGTCACTGGGGTCCCACGGGAAGTTCCACGGCAGCGGGGAGTCGGGGGAGAGCGCAAGGCTGAAGAAGGTGGGGCTAGAAGAGGAGTGCAGCGAGGAGTTCAAAGAGGAGCTGGGAGCTCGGAGTGGGCACGGCCCCCCCGCTCCCCCTCCACTGTGGCATCGGCGGTTCACAGGTGTCCAGACCTTCGAGGCACTGGGCCGCCATGTGTACCGGCAGCGCGAAAGGTCCTCTGGCACGGACAGCGAGCGACAGTGGCGCTTTGGGGGTGGCGGGGGGGGAGGGGGCGCACCTGGAAAAGACAGGTCCGTCACTGAAGTGCTAGGGACCAGGGGCCGGTGCAGGCTGTCCCCCTCTGGGAGGTGGGCAGAGGAAGGAACCAGGGGGACGGGCCC
The window above is part of the Denticeps clupeoides chromosome 6, fDenClu1.1, whole genome shotgun sequence genome. Proteins encoded here:
- the LOC114792971 gene encoding C-terminal-binding protein 1-like isoform X3, with amino-acid sequence MHPRPLVALLDGRDCTVEMPVLKDVATVAFCDAQSTQEIHEKVLNEAVGALMYHTITLSRDDLEKFKGLRIIVRIGSGFDNIDIKAAAELGIAVCNVPSSSVEETADTALCFILNLYRRVTWMHQALREGTRASSVEQIREVAGGAARIRGETLGIIGLGRVGQAVALRAKAFGFNVIFYDPYLPDGVERSLGLQRMTTLQDLLIHSDCVSLHCSLNEHNHHLINDFTIKQMRQGAFLVNTARGGLVDEKALAQALKEGRIRGAALDVHETEPFSFSQGPLKDAPNLICTPHTSWYSEQASIEAREEAAREVRRAITGRIPDSLKNCVNKEYLMAAPQWPGMDPSSVHSELNGAAAYRFPSNLVGVTAGATVEGIVAGALPMAHGIAPVSRPPHTPSPGQPSKAETDRDMPADQ
- the LOC114792971 gene encoding C-terminal-binding protein 1-like isoform X2, whose product is MQGIRPPILNGPMHPRPLVALLDGRDCTVEMPVLKDVATVAFCDAQSTQEIHEKVLNEAVGALMYHTITLSRDDLEKFKGLRIIVRIGSGFDNIDIKAAAELGIAVCNVPSSSVEETADTALCFILNLYRRVTWMHQALREGTRASSVEQIREVAGGAARIRGETLGIIGLGRVGQAVALRAKAFGFNVIFYDPYLPDGVERSLGLQRMTTLQDLLIHSDCVSLHCSLNEHNHHLINDFTIKQMRQGAFLVNTARGGLVDEKALAQALKEGRIRGAALDVHETEPFSFSQGPLKDAPNLICTPHTSWYSEQASIEAREEAAREVRRAITGRIPDSLKNCVNKEYLMAAPQWPGMDPSSVHSELNGAAAYRFPSNLVGVTAGATVEGIVAGALPMAHGIAPVSRPPHTPSPGQPSKAETDRDMPADQ
- the LOC114792971 gene encoding C-terminal-binding protein 1-like isoform X1, which translates into the protein MDKPKVKRPRLDRFFDGIRPPILNGPMHPRPLVALLDGRDCTVEMPVLKDVATVAFCDAQSTQEIHEKVLNEAVGALMYHTITLSRDDLEKFKGLRIIVRIGSGFDNIDIKAAAELGIAVCNVPSSSVEETADTALCFILNLYRRVTWMHQALREGTRASSVEQIREVAGGAARIRGETLGIIGLGRVGQAVALRAKAFGFNVIFYDPYLPDGVERSLGLQRMTTLQDLLIHSDCVSLHCSLNEHNHHLINDFTIKQMRQGAFLVNTARGGLVDEKALAQALKEGRIRGAALDVHETEPFSFSQGPLKDAPNLICTPHTSWYSEQASIEAREEAAREVRRAITGRIPDSLKNCVNKEYLMAAPQWPGMDPSSVHSELNGAAAYRFPSNLVGVTAGATVEGIVAGALPMAHGIAPVSRPPHTPSPGQPSKAETDRDMPADQ
- the fam53c gene encoding protein FAM53C isoform X1, with the protein product MVTLIAEPLRKKSLDINTSQWAGSLSILKSCSPESCWPTDGLMPESSYWQLCPPSKPSAQGVLSSSFPPGPVPLVPSSAHLPEGDSLHRPLVPSTSVTDLSFPGAPPPPPPPPKRHCRSLSVPEDLSRCRYTWRPSASKVWTPVNRRCHSGGGAGGPCPLRAPSSSLNSSLHSSSSPTFFSLALSPDSPLPWNFPWDPSDSAGGGACCCFFPSPSSCSSSPSPLHPPPPPQRRFSLSPVLIREAAAQFLPPPPVPPQPTAPPSAVPASPSSACSTPSSLRRAIPPQLPRCHSQPCDLLLLKPGLKRRRDPDRPCARPVLDFAKMTQTRSTDPLSAMERGRLACGGDVCMGLEPFLGDFRGSCSPAEGLGRTSIGPLSESDEEEEEEEGEEGDPERDGGQQSVFERDCTELDLTLIEEN
- the fam53c gene encoding protein FAM53C isoform X2, with the translated sequence MVTLIAEPLRKKSLDINTSQWAGSLSILKSCSPESCWPTDGLMPESSYWQLCPPSKPSAQGVLSSSFPPGPVPLVPSSAHLPEGDSLHRPLVPSTSVTDLSFPVLIREAAAQFLPPPPVPPQPTAPPSAVPASPSSACSTPSSLRRAIPPQLPRCHSQPCDLLLLKPGLKRRRDPDRPCARPVLDFAKMTQTRSTDPLSAMERGRLACGGDVCMGLEPFLGDFRGSCSPAEGLGRTSIGPLSESDEEEEEEEGEEGDPERDGGQQSVFERDCTELDLTLIEEN